Proteins co-encoded in one Coriobacterium glomerans PW2 genomic window:
- a CDS encoding UbiX family flavin prenyltransferase: MMSSGARVVVGVSGASGAALALECLRCLAETEVESCLVLSSNAELTINQELGMSVEEFSGHADRVFDNRNIGASIASGTFRTDGMIVAPCSMKTLSGVANGFSENLLLRAADVTLKEQRPLVLMVRESPLSAIHVDNMAKLARIPGVVLMPPLLTFYNEPTSVDDMVHHIVCKALQVFDIECSGFHRWS, encoded by the coding sequence ATGATGAGCAGCGGCGCGCGCGTAGTTGTAGGGGTATCGGGTGCAAGCGGGGCGGCGCTCGCCTTGGAGTGTCTGAGGTGCCTCGCTGAGACCGAAGTCGAGAGCTGCCTCGTTCTCTCCTCGAATGCAGAGCTCACGATCAACCAGGAGCTCGGTATGAGCGTCGAGGAGTTCTCAGGACACGCCGATCGCGTCTTCGACAACCGGAACATCGGCGCCTCGATCGCGAGCGGCACATTCAGAACGGATGGCATGATCGTGGCGCCTTGCTCGATGAAGACGCTGTCCGGGGTCGCCAACGGTTTCTCGGAGAATCTGCTGCTGCGGGCAGCCGATGTCACGCTCAAGGAACAGCGTCCGCTCGTTCTCATGGTCAGGGAATCTCCGCTGAGCGCGATCCATGTCGACAACATGGCCAAGCTCGCCCGTATTCCGGGTGTGGTTTTGATGCCGCCCCTGTTGACATTTTATAACGAGCCTACCAGCGTGGACGATATGGTGCACCATATCGTCTGC
- a CDS encoding DUF554 domain-containing protein, translating into MQFFPIGIIINVSAVVLGGLAGALLGPWLPKDLRSTLNLIFGACSMTMGISYIVKLQTLPAIMLTVIVGTAIGHLIHLEGGISAVARRLQGPVSVLVKSEPAGDMSEDQWMNRYIAAVVLFCASGTGIFGALQSGLSGDQSILISKAILDFFTAAIFAADLGFMTPLIGVPQLVVMMVLFMLAGVIMPYTNEIMVSDFRACGGILMLCTGMRICGIKNFPIANMLPAMILIMPISHLFADVILPLIG; encoded by the coding sequence ATGCAGTTCTTTCCGATCGGCATCATCATCAACGTCTCCGCAGTCGTGCTGGGCGGTCTGGCAGGAGCTTTGCTCGGCCCTTGGCTTCCCAAGGATCTGCGGAGCACGCTGAACCTCATATTCGGCGCATGCTCCATGACGATGGGGATCTCCTACATCGTCAAGCTGCAGACCCTCCCGGCGATCATGCTCACGGTTATCGTGGGCACGGCCATCGGGCACCTGATCCATCTCGAGGGGGGCATCTCAGCTGTCGCCCGGAGGCTTCAGGGCCCCGTTTCCGTGCTGGTGAAGTCCGAGCCCGCGGGCGATATGTCCGAGGATCAGTGGATGAACCGCTACATCGCGGCCGTCGTGTTGTTCTGCGCATCGGGAACAGGCATCTTCGGCGCGCTGCAATCGGGTCTCAGCGGCGACCAGTCCATCTTGATCTCGAAGGCCATACTCGATTTCTTCACGGCCGCGATCTTTGCGGCCGACCTCGGATTCATGACACCGCTCATCGGCGTGCCGCAGCTGGTGGTCATGATGGTCCTGTTCATGCTCGCGGGCGTCATCATGCCGTACACCAATGAGATCATGGTATCTGATTTTCGCGCCTGCGGCGGCATACTCATGCTCTGTACGGGTATGCGCATCTGCGGTATCAAGAATTTTCCGATCGCGAACATGCTGCCCGCCATGATTCTCATCATGCCGATCAGTCATCTGTTCGCCGATGTGATCCTACCGCTTATCGGATAG